Proteins found in one Neodiprion lecontei isolate iyNeoLeco1 chromosome 6, iyNeoLeco1.1, whole genome shotgun sequence genomic segment:
- the LOC124295197 gene encoding skin secretory protein xP2-like, which yields MRIALRRFRVLGSLPPGSCALGLLPGVSPIPGQVLRSFCAPSPLPGETVLPGQALRGSCAPGPLPGGTRLQEQALRSFCAPSPLPGETRLPGQALRDSCVPGPLPGETRLPGRALHGSCAPDPLPGETRLQDQEVEEEEEYNPKWLSVVNGGVRQWLEVVGGGRGGGRERPGEQGG from the exons atgagaatcgcgctccgcagatttcgagtactgggttctctacctcctggatcctgcgctctgGGTCTGCTTCCTGGTGTCTCTCCAATTCCAGGACaagtgctccgtagtttctgcgctccaagtccgctacctggtgaaactgtacttccaggacaagcgctccgtggttcctgcgctccaggtccgctgcctggtggaactcgacttcaggaacaagcgctccgtagtttctgcgctccaagtccgctacctggtgaaactcgacttccaggacaagcgctccgtgatTCCTGCGTTCCAGGTCCGCTGCCTGgggaaactcgacttccaggacgaGCACTTcatggttcctgcgctccagatCCGCtgcctggtgaaactcgacttcaggaCCAAGAGgtggaggaagaggagga GTATAACCCGAAGTGGTTATCAGTGGTTAATGGAGGTGTTAGAcagtggttggaggtggtaggaggtggacgaggaggaggacgagaaagaccaggagaacaaggtggatgA